In Tiliqua scincoides isolate rTilSci1 chromosome 1, rTilSci1.hap2, whole genome shotgun sequence, the following are encoded in one genomic region:
- the RPE gene encoding ribulose-phosphate 3-epimerase isoform X2, translating to MASGCRIGPSILNSDLAALGAECGRMMDCGADYLHLDVMDGHFVPNITFGHPVVESLRKQLGQQPFFDMHMMVAKPEQWVKPMAVAGANQYTFHIEASDNPGALIKDIRENGMKVHWLRTQFPSLDIEVDGGVGPDTIHKCAEAGANMIVSGSAIMKSDDPRAVINLLRNVCCEAAQKRSLDR from the exons ATGGCGTCTGGGTGCCGGATAGGTCCGTCCATCCTCAACAGCGACCTGGCGGCGCTGGGGGCCGAGTGCGGCCGCATGATGGACTGCGGGGCGGACTACCTGCACCTGGACGTCATGGACGG GCATTTCGTTCCAAACATCACTTTTGGACATCCTGTCGTAGAGAGCCTTCGGAAGCAGCTGGGTCAGCAGCCCTTCTTTG ATATGCATATGATGGTTGCCAAGCCAGAGCAGTGGGTGAAACCCATGGCTGTAGCAGGTGCAAACCAGTATACCTTCCACATAGAAGCCTCAGACAATCCAGGGGCACTTATTAAAGATATTAGGGAGAATGGAATGAAG GTTCATTGGCTGAGAACACAGTTTCCTTCTTTGGATATTGAAGTGGATGGTGGAGTAGGACCTGACACCATTCATAAATGTGCAGAG GCAGGGGCAAACATGATTGTGTCTGGAAGTGCTATAATGAAGAGTGATGACCCTAGAGCTGTGATCAACCTTCTGAGAAATGTCTGTTGTGAAGCTGCTCAGAAGCGCTCTCTTGACCGGTGA
- the RPE gene encoding ribulose-phosphate 3-epimerase isoform X1, whose amino-acid sequence MASGCRIGPSILNSDLAALGAECGRMMDCGADYLHLDVMDGHFVPNITFGHPVVESLRKQLGQQPFFDMHMMVAKPEQWVKPMAVAGANQYTFHIEASDNPGALIKDIRENGMKVGLAIKPGTTVEYLAPWANQIDMALVMTVEPGFGGQKFMEDMMPKVHWLRTQFPSLDIEVDGGVGPDTIHKCAEAGANMIVSGSAIMKSDDPRAVINLLRNVCCEAAQKRSLDR is encoded by the exons ATGGCGTCTGGGTGCCGGATAGGTCCGTCCATCCTCAACAGCGACCTGGCGGCGCTGGGGGCCGAGTGCGGCCGCATGATGGACTGCGGGGCGGACTACCTGCACCTGGACGTCATGGACGG GCATTTCGTTCCAAACATCACTTTTGGACATCCTGTCGTAGAGAGCCTTCGGAAGCAGCTGGGTCAGCAGCCCTTCTTTG ATATGCATATGATGGTTGCCAAGCCAGAGCAGTGGGTGAAACCCATGGCTGTAGCAGGTGCAAACCAGTATACCTTCCACATAGAAGCCTCAGACAATCCAGGGGCACTTATTAAAGATATTAGGGAGAATGGAATGAAG GTTGGTTTGGCTATTAAGCCAGGCACCACAGTGGAATATCTAGCACCATGGGCTAATCAGATAGACATGGCTTTAGTTATGACAGTGGAACCTGGGTTTGGTGGACAGAAGTTCATGGAAGATATGATGCCAAAG GTTCATTGGCTGAGAACACAGTTTCCTTCTTTGGATATTGAAGTGGATGGTGGAGTAGGACCTGACACCATTCATAAATGTGCAGAG GCAGGGGCAAACATGATTGTGTCTGGAAGTGCTATAATGAAGAGTGATGACCCTAGAGCTGTGATCAACCTTCTGAGAAATGTCTGTTGTGAAGCTGCTCAGAAGCGCTCTCTTGACCGGTGA